A genomic segment from uncultured Alistipes sp. encodes:
- a CDS encoding phosphoheptose isomerase → MSFMYNPFPYDDPRAVNRPQLPAEAVESVVGGTLKAATALAAEFAARMDAAPGRNLVVAFDGYATADWSRMINLLSQQLKLRNIGLEAVDFRAAFKSEQEIRDLIDPLLEWDREKDPTLLYGRIFRGGYEALLDETNAEDFRLRIAALRPSDGSRRVVVVYGSGCLMPRMRDLYDVRCYFDVTPKESILRIRRGQYANLGDRTAQPANQVIRRCYYADFEMAVHLRGELLREGLLDYYVASDRPDHLQLIPRKALEQILAALATYPFRCKPVYLEGVWGGTYVKKLRNLPDTMRNCAWVFDLIPMEVSIVVEAGAEQLEFPFFSFVQREGEAIMGARCVEKFGGYFPIRFNYDDSYHSTGNMSIQVHSGAQYNHDNYDELGRQDESYYVVVAGHHAKTFIGFRDDADIDAFIRDIKLADKEYKPVDYLKYVSYEDSKPGLQVMIPAGTVHSSGRNQVVLEIGSLTIGSYTYKLYDYLRPDFDGKPRPIHTWHGERNLVRERRTSWVRRNIVQQPRQVRGGDGWAEYIVGEHDLLYFTLRRLEFEKQIEDDTCGRFHVLTLVDGEHIRIRSVDHPERYFDAEYMDMVVVPADMGRYVIENLRAEPICVHKTMLKDGFDRE, encoded by the coding sequence ATGAGTTTCATGTACAATCCCTTCCCGTACGACGATCCCCGGGCCGTCAACCGCCCGCAACTTCCGGCCGAGGCCGTCGAGTCCGTCGTCGGCGGAACGCTCAAGGCCGCAACGGCACTGGCTGCGGAGTTTGCCGCACGCATGGATGCCGCGCCGGGCCGGAATCTCGTCGTTGCTTTCGACGGTTACGCCACGGCCGACTGGTCGCGGATGATCAACCTGCTGTCGCAGCAGTTGAAGCTCCGGAACATCGGGCTGGAGGCGGTCGATTTCCGCGCGGCCTTCAAGTCGGAGCAGGAGATCCGCGATCTGATCGACCCGCTGCTGGAGTGGGATCGGGAGAAGGACCCGACGCTGCTCTACGGACGCATCTTTCGGGGCGGCTACGAGGCGCTGCTGGATGAGACCAATGCGGAGGATTTCCGCCTGCGGATCGCTGCGCTCCGGCCTTCGGACGGCTCGCGCCGCGTGGTGGTCGTCTATGGCAGCGGCTGCCTGATGCCGCGGATGCGGGACCTCTACGACGTGCGGTGCTACTTCGACGTGACGCCCAAGGAGTCGATTCTCCGCATCCGCCGGGGCCAGTATGCCAACCTGGGCGACCGGACCGCACAGCCGGCCAATCAGGTGATCCGCCGCTGCTATTACGCCGATTTCGAGATGGCGGTGCACCTGCGCGGGGAACTGCTGCGAGAGGGCCTGCTCGACTATTACGTCGCTTCGGACCGCCCGGACCACCTCCAGTTGATCCCCCGCAAGGCGCTGGAGCAGATTTTGGCGGCCCTGGCCACCTATCCGTTCCGTTGCAAGCCCGTCTATCTGGAGGGCGTCTGGGGCGGTACCTACGTCAAGAAACTTCGCAATCTGCCCGATACGATGCGCAACTGCGCCTGGGTCTTCGACCTGATTCCCATGGAGGTAAGCATCGTGGTCGAGGCCGGGGCCGAGCAGTTGGAGTTCCCGTTCTTCTCCTTCGTGCAGCGGGAGGGCGAAGCGATCATGGGCGCCCGTTGCGTCGAGAAGTTCGGCGGTTACTTCCCGATCCGCTTCAACTACGACGACTCGTACCACAGCACGGGAAACATGTCGATCCAGGTCCACTCCGGCGCGCAGTACAACCATGACAACTACGATGAACTGGGACGCCAGGACGAGAGCTACTACGTGGTCGTGGCGGGACACCATGCCAAGACCTTCATCGGATTCCGTGACGATGCCGACATCGACGCCTTCATCCGCGACATCAAGTTGGCTGACAAGGAGTACAAGCCGGTGGATTACCTGAAGTACGTGAGCTACGAGGATTCGAAGCCGGGTCTTCAGGTGATGATTCCCGCGGGGACGGTCCACTCGTCGGGCCGCAACCAGGTGGTTCTGGAGATCGGCAGCCTCACGATCGGCTCCTATACCTACAAACTCTACGACTACCTGCGTCCAGACTTCGACGGCAAGCCGCGTCCGATTCACACGTGGCACGGCGAGCGGAATCTGGTCCGCGAGCGCCGGACGAGCTGGGTGCGCCGGAACATCGTCCAGCAGCCGCGCCAGGTCCGTGGAGGTGACGGCTGGGCCGAATACATCGTCGGGGAGCACGACCTGCTCTACTTCACGCTCCGCCGTCTGGAGTTCGAGAAGCAGATCGAGGACGATACCTGCGGACGGTTCCACGTGCTGACGCTTGTCGACGGCGAACACATCCGGATCCGTTCCGTCGATCATCCCGAGCGCTATTTCGATGCCGAATACATGGATATGGTGGTGGTCCCGGCCGACATGGGCCGCTACGTGATCGAGAACTTGCGTGCGGAACCGATTTGCGTCCACAAGACGATGCTCAAGGATGGATTCGATCGCGAATAA
- a CDS encoding GntR family transcriptional regulator — translation MPEKIKIDQESQTPVYKQIVGQVEQLVRSGEYPEGYLLPSMNELSALLDISKETVKKAYSILRNKGCIDAKQGKGFYVAATGTSNKLNILLLFDKLSTYKQVLFNSFAEEIGDAAEVTIRLHNQNVDLLEYYIDENLDLFDYYVITPHFPLDAVTQKRVLKILTRIPNRKLIMVDYWMKALPGNYGAVYQDFDNDAYEGLGYGLKKLKSYSKLNVVTLPSSLYYSSVSKAVERFCRDNDIAVEFHTKITPEIIREKEVYLILNSQYDLGLIELVRRARELNYKVGRDISIISYNESPINEIILNGLTTISTDFRQMGILVARMILDKAPAKIKCDFQMIRRNTF, via the coding sequence ATGCCGGAAAAGATTAAAATCGACCAGGAAAGTCAGACTCCGGTCTACAAGCAGATCGTCGGACAGGTCGAGCAACTGGTACGCAGCGGAGAATACCCCGAAGGGTATCTGTTACCCTCAATGAACGAACTCTCGGCATTGCTCGACATCTCGAAGGAGACCGTGAAAAAGGCTTACTCCATACTCCGGAACAAGGGCTGCATCGATGCAAAACAGGGTAAAGGTTTCTACGTAGCCGCTACCGGTACGTCGAACAAACTCAACATTCTGCTGCTGTTCGACAAACTGAGCACCTACAAGCAGGTGCTCTTCAACTCCTTCGCCGAAGAGATCGGGGATGCCGCCGAGGTAACTATCCGCCTCCACAACCAGAATGTGGACCTGCTGGAATACTACATCGACGAGAATCTCGACCTGTTCGACTACTACGTCATCACACCCCACTTCCCGCTCGATGCCGTCACGCAGAAACGGGTGCTGAAGATTCTCACACGCATCCCCAACCGCAAGCTGATCATGGTCGACTACTGGATGAAGGCGCTCCCGGGAAACTACGGCGCCGTCTACCAGGATTTCGACAACGACGCCTACGAAGGACTGGGGTACGGACTCAAAAAACTCAAAAGCTATTCGAAACTCAACGTCGTGACGCTCCCTTCGAGCCTCTACTACTCCTCGGTGAGCAAGGCCGTGGAGCGTTTCTGCCGTGACAACGATATCGCCGTGGAGTTCCACACGAAGATCACCCCGGAGATCATCCGCGAAAAGGAGGTATACCTGATCCTCAACAGCCAATACGACCTCGGACTGATCGAACTCGTGCGCCGGGCCCGGGAGCTGAACTACAAGGTGGGACGCGACATCAGCATTATCTCCTACAACGAGTCGCCGATCAACGAAATCATCCTCAACGGACTGACCACCATCTCGACCGATTTCCGGCAGATGGGTATCCTGGTTGCGCGGATGATTCTCGACAAGGCCCCGGCCAAGATCAAATGCGACTTCCAGATGATCCGCCGCAATACGTTCTGA
- a CDS encoding GH39 family glycosyl hydrolase, with protein sequence MKKTFLAVLLGASLPSAVLAQHWSLTWKQMQSVSPELELVGRIETRSSRELANPRWSVGCECLDREYADFSAYKPYVGELGVGAARIQSGWARCEQKKGRYDFGWLDEAVDGLCEEGVRPWMCLAYGNPVYGAQKSLGSRIFTDEPTLQAWERYVTAVVERYKDRVHEWEVWNEPNLQGADQSAAYAELLIRTAEAVRKVDPEAVIIGFGLSRMPVDFTGKVLDILRERNKLGLIDYVSFHPYHENPDDATPGIEALARFVASYDPRIRLFSGESGCPSVLEWAHALRYHEWSEYSQAKWVARRLANDFALGIRSSIFAIIDNQYPNMLQSFGLLRANLLKQVVYKRPSYHAMQHMVNLLHAGVKAAGHPAFSANTAREIALVELADTADTPIGVMFWYADRIPSDELAWDRVELSVEGLSLKDPVLVEPITGRIFELPQPHGNRDGGRMKFTGCPVWDAPMLLIERSAVPFQGAAAERRAAGSSVDMLY encoded by the coding sequence ATGAAAAAAACTTTCCTTGCCGTTCTTCTGGGAGCGAGTCTTCCTTCGGCCGTTTTGGCGCAGCATTGGTCGTTGACCTGGAAGCAGATGCAGTCTGTTTCGCCTGAGTTGGAGCTTGTCGGCCGTATCGAGACGCGGTCGTCGCGGGAACTTGCGAATCCCCGCTGGTCGGTCGGATGCGAATGCCTCGACCGGGAGTATGCCGATTTTTCGGCCTACAAGCCCTATGTGGGGGAGCTGGGGGTTGGCGCTGCGCGCATCCAGAGCGGCTGGGCGCGTTGCGAGCAGAAGAAGGGCCGCTACGATTTCGGATGGCTCGATGAAGCGGTCGACGGCCTTTGCGAAGAGGGGGTCCGTCCGTGGATGTGCCTGGCCTACGGGAATCCGGTTTACGGGGCGCAGAAGAGCCTGGGATCGCGGATTTTCACCGATGAGCCGACGCTGCAGGCCTGGGAGCGCTACGTGACGGCGGTTGTGGAGCGTTACAAGGATCGGGTGCACGAGTGGGAGGTCTGGAACGAACCCAACCTGCAGGGGGCAGACCAGTCGGCGGCTTATGCCGAACTGTTGATCCGCACGGCGGAGGCGGTCCGCAAGGTGGACCCTGAAGCCGTCATCATCGGATTCGGGCTTTCGCGGATGCCGGTCGACTTTACGGGCAAGGTGCTGGATATTCTGCGTGAGCGGAACAAACTCGGATTGATCGACTATGTGAGCTTCCACCCCTATCATGAAAATCCCGATGATGCGACGCCTGGGATCGAGGCGTTGGCCAGGTTCGTGGCCTCGTATGATCCGCGGATACGCCTCTTCTCGGGTGAGAGCGGATGCCCTTCGGTGCTGGAGTGGGCCCATGCCCTGCGTTACCACGAGTGGAGCGAGTATAGCCAGGCCAAATGGGTGGCGCGCCGCCTGGCCAACGATTTCGCGCTGGGGATCCGCTCGTCGATCTTCGCCATCATCGACAACCAGTATCCCAATATGCTCCAGTCGTTCGGGCTGCTGCGGGCCAACCTGTTGAAGCAGGTGGTTTACAAGCGCCCCTCGTACCACGCCATGCAGCACATGGTCAACCTGCTGCACGCCGGGGTGAAGGCTGCCGGACACCCCGCCTTCTCGGCCAATACGGCGCGGGAGATCGCGCTTGTCGAACTGGCTGATACGGCCGATACGCCGATCGGCGTGATGTTCTGGTATGCCGACCGCATCCCGTCGGATGAACTCGCCTGGGACCGGGTCGAGCTGAGTGTCGAGGGCCTTTCGCTGAAGGATCCGGTGCTGGTGGAGCCCATCACGGGCCGCATCTTCGAACTGCCCCAACCTCACGGAAACCGCGACGGCGGGCGGATGAAGTTCACCGGCTGTCCGGTCTGGGACGCTCCGATGCTGCTCATCGAACGCAGTGCCGTCCCGTTCCAGGGTGCGGCGGCGGAACGCCGGGCTGCCGGATCGAGCGTGGATATGTTGTACTGA
- a CDS encoding MFS transporter, which yields MTTACDGRKKRSNYKWEVLALLWVAYLLNQADRQVFNVVLPLIREDLGLSDVAIGSIATIFNLFYAVLVPIGGLVGDRFSRKWIVTGSILFWSVATMFTGLCNGFLMLVLMRSVATGGGEAFFGPANYSLLAQYHDRTRAFAMSVHQTAYYIGIIISGYAAGYIGQLWGWRSAFYVFGAIGVIHGIVMAVRLKDKREEPSKAVAADSSAPKPKLLEGFRMVFTTPTALILTVCFAGLIFVLTGYLTWMPTYLFERFDMDLSGAGFHSMFYTHLFAFFGVLLAGRLSDKLGRLHPAWRMAMQGFGLLAAVPFILLMGNSATLWVIYVGFAGFGFARAFFDANTYTVLYDVIPPRYHSSASSLMMMVGFGIGALAPVVLGAVKQAAGLSFGISMLAVVWLVCGAVMVLGAKLFYLKDYNKIEHEQ from the coding sequence ATGACGACTGCGTGTGACGGGCGTAAAAAACGCTCGAATTACAAATGGGAAGTTCTGGCTTTGCTGTGGGTTGCCTACCTGCTCAACCAGGCGGACCGTCAGGTTTTCAATGTGGTGCTCCCGCTTATCCGCGAGGATTTGGGGCTGAGCGATGTGGCTATCGGCTCCATTGCCACGATCTTCAATCTGTTCTACGCCGTGCTGGTGCCGATCGGAGGTCTGGTTGGCGACCGTTTCAGCCGGAAATGGATCGTCACGGGCAGCATCCTCTTCTGGAGCGTCGCCACGATGTTCACGGGCCTCTGCAACGGCTTCCTGATGCTCGTGCTGATGCGGAGCGTCGCCACGGGAGGCGGTGAAGCCTTCTTCGGCCCGGCGAACTACTCACTGCTGGCGCAGTATCACGACCGGACCCGGGCCTTTGCCATGTCGGTGCACCAGACGGCCTATTACATCGGGATCATCATCAGCGGTTACGCCGCTGGATATATCGGCCAACTGTGGGGCTGGCGCAGCGCCTTCTACGTGTTCGGCGCCATCGGTGTCATCCACGGCATCGTGATGGCCGTGCGCCTGAAGGACAAGCGGGAGGAGCCGTCGAAGGCCGTTGCTGCAGACTCGTCGGCTCCCAAACCGAAACTTCTGGAGGGCTTCCGGATGGTATTCACCACCCCGACGGCCCTGATCCTTACCGTCTGCTTTGCGGGCCTGATCTTCGTGCTGACGGGTTACCTGACCTGGATGCCCACCTACCTCTTCGAGCGCTTCGACATGGACCTCTCGGGGGCCGGATTCCACTCGATGTTCTACACCCACCTGTTTGCCTTCTTCGGGGTTCTGCTGGCCGGGCGTCTTTCGGACAAACTCGGACGGCTGCATCCCGCCTGGCGAATGGCCATGCAGGGTTTCGGACTTTTGGCAGCCGTGCCGTTCATCCTGCTGATGGGCAATTCGGCGACGCTGTGGGTGATTTACGTCGGGTTCGCCGGGTTCGGATTCGCCCGGGCCTTCTTCGACGCCAATACCTATACGGTGCTTTACGACGTCATCCCGCCGCGTTATCACTCGTCGGCTTCGAGCCTGATGATGATGGTCGGATTCGGAATCGGGGCTCTGGCTCCCGTGGTGCTGGGTGCCGTGAAGCAGGCTGCCGGGCTGTCGTTCGGCATCTCGATGCTGGCCGTTGTCTGGCTCGTGTGCGGAGCGGTCATGGTGCTGGGCGCCAAACTTTTCTATCTGAAAGACTACAACAAAATAGAACATGAACAGTAA
- a CDS encoding DUF6259 domain-containing protein: protein MKNNPITFLRHLAAPLLLLGATSLFAATGTQTLRNDKLQISIDKDGRLVSLRNLETGRDYAGNDFLWRLYYDTQKAKEIEVLPERQTPHVSSDGKTITLTYNELKATDFSTREEVTLHMRLRLDLSLEGDLIRCASTIENNEPHTIIREFHYPLVGNMPLPEDHKLLLTHTGGQLYDDPKGIILRNSNSSPYKTPAQKFRQMDAKYPMRTVTGGTGGCMASNCFAYVGEREGLYFGSHDPQFQDTGHGLRLYPDGEGNFTRLESGFYKYPHCFAGERWSCDANVIAPYTGTWHQTSKLYRRWADTWWDHRDAPMWVKKMRSWQRIIFRHQYGELLFKYTDLPGRIKSVGESVGADAAFTFGWWETGMDHGNPHYNADPAQGGDEGWRKAIAEFKKDGAKVLLYFNGKLIDRESEFYKSGVGKQICYRDNTGAEFTEQYRFTGQGTFLGDYNARTFVIADTRSDIWRKMLLEWADRAREYGANSVFYDQLGYGERASNWDLSREFPVPNVRVIADKAEVLKMIRDRNVSFDPEFALGTEWLTDVTAQYCDYIHIYQVTAGKYSFIDWFRYTFPEIIISDREIRDDTDIERRVNNTLLKGLRNDIEIYRCRDLIDKTPHYQAYLAQVNNIKKRYEDLLLVGTYRDVEGFTLSVPGIEARAYTNGDGMAIVATRTEAGDPVSCGIEVPGYRFVESATLGKARVSSDGGEVTLGQYDLAVLIYKKGK, encoded by the coding sequence ATGAAAAACAATCCGATCACCTTTCTCCGCCATCTGGCGGCTCCGTTGCTGCTGCTGGGCGCCACGAGCCTCTTCGCAGCTACTGGAACCCAGACCCTCCGCAACGACAAGCTGCAGATCTCGATCGACAAGGACGGGCGTCTGGTCAGCCTCAGGAATCTGGAGACCGGGCGCGACTACGCCGGCAACGACTTCCTCTGGAGACTCTACTACGACACCCAGAAAGCCAAAGAGATCGAGGTTCTCCCCGAACGGCAGACCCCGCACGTCTCCTCCGACGGCAAGACAATCACACTCACCTACAACGAACTGAAGGCTACGGATTTCAGCACCCGGGAGGAGGTGACGCTCCACATGCGGCTCCGTCTCGACCTCTCGCTCGAAGGGGATCTCATCCGCTGTGCCTCGACGATCGAGAACAACGAGCCCCACACGATCATCCGCGAGTTCCACTACCCGCTTGTCGGCAACATGCCCCTTCCGGAGGACCACAAGCTGCTGCTTACCCACACCGGAGGGCAGCTCTACGACGATCCGAAGGGTATCATCCTGCGCAACAGCAACTCCTCACCCTACAAGACCCCGGCACAGAAATTCCGACAGATGGACGCCAAATATCCCATGCGGACCGTGACGGGCGGGACCGGAGGCTGCATGGCCTCGAACTGCTTCGCCTATGTCGGCGAGCGCGAGGGGCTCTATTTCGGGAGCCACGATCCGCAGTTCCAGGACACGGGACACGGACTGCGCCTCTACCCCGACGGGGAGGGGAACTTCACCCGTCTGGAGTCGGGATTCTACAAATATCCCCACTGCTTCGCGGGTGAACGCTGGAGCTGCGACGCCAACGTCATTGCCCCCTACACGGGCACGTGGCATCAGACCTCGAAACTCTACCGCCGCTGGGCCGACACCTGGTGGGATCACCGCGATGCCCCCATGTGGGTGAAGAAGATGCGGAGCTGGCAGCGCATCATCTTCCGCCACCAGTACGGGGAGTTGCTCTTCAAGTACACTGACCTGCCCGGGCGCATCAAGAGCGTCGGGGAGAGCGTCGGGGCCGATGCCGCCTTTACCTTCGGGTGGTGGGAGACGGGCATGGACCACGGCAATCCCCACTACAACGCCGATCCGGCCCAGGGCGGCGACGAAGGGTGGCGGAAGGCCATCGCCGAATTCAAGAAGGACGGCGCAAAAGTGCTCCTTTACTTCAACGGCAAGCTGATCGACCGAGAGAGCGAATTCTACAAAAGCGGCGTCGGCAAGCAGATCTGCTACCGCGACAACACGGGTGCGGAATTTACCGAGCAGTACCGCTTCACCGGGCAGGGGACCTTTCTCGGCGACTACAACGCCCGCACGTTCGTCATCGCCGACACCCGGTCCGACATCTGGCGCAAGATGCTCCTCGAATGGGCCGACCGCGCCCGCGAATACGGGGCCAACAGCGTCTTCTACGACCAGCTCGGATACGGCGAACGGGCCTCGAACTGGGACCTCAGCCGTGAATTCCCGGTTCCGAACGTCCGCGTCATCGCCGACAAGGCCGAGGTGCTGAAGATGATCCGCGATCGCAATGTCAGTTTCGACCCGGAGTTCGCCCTCGGAACCGAGTGGCTCACCGACGTAACGGCCCAGTACTGCGACTACATCCACATCTACCAAGTGACGGCCGGGAAGTACAGTTTCATCGACTGGTTCCGCTACACCTTCCCCGAAATCATCATCTCCGACCGCGAAATCCGCGATGACACGGACATCGAACGCCGGGTGAACAACACGCTGCTTAAGGGACTGCGCAACGACATCGAAATCTACCGCTGCCGCGACCTGATCGACAAGACCCCGCACTACCAGGCCTATCTGGCCCAAGTAAACAACATCAAGAAACGGTACGAGGATCTGCTGCTGGTCGGCACGTACCGCGATGTGGAGGGTTTCACGCTCTCCGTGCCGGGCATCGAGGCCCGGGCCTACACGAACGGCGACGGTATGGCTATCGTGGCGACCCGGACCGAAGCGGGAGACCCCGTGAGTTGCGGGATCGAGGTGCCGGGGTATCGGTTTGTCGAGTCCGCGACGCTGGGCAAGGCCCGTGTATCATCCGACGGCGGAGAGGTAACCCTCGGGCAATACGATCTGGCGGTCCTGATTTACAAAAAGGGAAAATGA
- a CDS encoding RagB/SusD family nutrient uptake outer membrane protein has translation MKTIKCAIFALAGSLLFSCSDLDLSPKDSAASGSWFQTPEQFELNLNALLHHSYWPMERNEWTSNEQTELDMLTDDGQNRSAPGRFLIDGVDGTYPLAVRMWDITYTGINRCNKIITEIKKLEGEMDPERYNRIIACARFYRACFYCRIIMHFGDPVVVPEDMDMDSEAGRQAAYELTRTDMWEVVDDMLREFDEIAPLLPVSYGGGEVERATQGAVYGMKARYALHFASIRKWDTIELDENGRGHGFGDANEEEAKRLFKQARDAAANCMTLNAYTLHSDFGELFRMSTKHSPEGIFVIPRSKALSNNSKYQYLYGGATKAKLPRLSGAPTCTTCLPSWYLLCSFLDDQGKPIDESSVYDPHKPFEHRDPRCTYTIVEHGTQHLGVIFDPHFDVTEVYSAREGGMVTNNDSRSYKISGSSNQYASYNGLVLKKHVDEDWLSPFEAENDKLILRYADVLLMYAEAKIELNEIDDSVLNAMNQVRARAYKVDVSATSDYPAITERDQARLRTILRFERRMEFAFENLRLYDLWRWRIAEKVLNRPWIGLPKKDEKLQRAYIDDGMWFHGAVPQVDEDGCVDFMADVAKGDPNFFRNNMYAQVLAECKFVAPKSYLWPIPTTTMQVMKNITENNPGY, from the coding sequence ATGAAAACCATCAAATGCGCAATCTTCGCCCTGGCCGGGAGCCTGCTCTTCTCGTGCAGCGATCTGGATCTCTCACCCAAGGATTCGGCAGCCAGCGGTTCGTGGTTCCAGACCCCCGAGCAGTTCGAACTGAACCTCAACGCCCTGCTCCACCACAGCTACTGGCCCATGGAGCGGAACGAATGGACCTCCAACGAACAGACCGAACTCGACATGCTGACCGATGACGGCCAGAACCGAAGCGCCCCGGGCCGGTTCCTCATCGACGGCGTGGACGGCACCTATCCGCTCGCCGTCCGCATGTGGGACATCACCTATACGGGCATCAACCGCTGCAACAAGATCATCACCGAGATCAAGAAACTCGAAGGCGAAATGGATCCCGAGCGGTACAACCGCATCATCGCCTGTGCCCGCTTCTACCGCGCCTGCTTCTACTGCCGGATCATCATGCACTTCGGCGACCCGGTGGTCGTGCCCGAGGACATGGACATGGACTCCGAGGCCGGACGCCAGGCCGCCTATGAGCTGACCCGCACGGACATGTGGGAGGTGGTCGACGACATGCTCCGGGAGTTTGACGAGATCGCACCCCTGCTGCCCGTCTCCTACGGCGGCGGCGAGGTCGAGCGCGCCACGCAAGGGGCGGTCTACGGCATGAAGGCCCGCTACGCCCTGCACTTCGCATCCATCCGCAAGTGGGATACCATCGAGCTGGACGAGAACGGACGGGGACACGGATTCGGCGATGCCAACGAGGAGGAGGCCAAACGCCTCTTCAAACAGGCCCGCGATGCCGCCGCGAACTGCATGACGCTGAACGCCTACACGCTCCATTCGGATTTCGGGGAGCTCTTCCGCATGTCCACGAAGCATTCGCCCGAGGGAATTTTCGTCATTCCCCGCTCGAAAGCCCTTTCGAACAACTCGAAGTATCAGTATCTTTACGGCGGCGCCACCAAGGCCAAGTTGCCACGTCTGTCTGGCGCCCCGACCTGCACGACCTGCCTGCCCTCGTGGTACCTGCTCTGCTCCTTCCTCGACGACCAGGGCAAACCCATCGACGAATCGTCGGTCTACGACCCCCACAAGCCCTTCGAGCACCGCGATCCCCGCTGCACCTACACCATCGTGGAGCACGGGACACAGCACCTGGGCGTCATCTTCGATCCCCATTTCGACGTGACCGAGGTCTACAGCGCCCGCGAAGGAGGCATGGTTACCAACAACGACTCGCGGTCGTACAAGATCTCCGGCAGTTCGAACCAGTACGCCTCCTACAACGGTCTGGTCCTCAAGAAGCACGTCGATGAAGACTGGCTCTCGCCCTTCGAGGCCGAAAACGACAAGCTGATCCTGCGCTATGCCGACGTGCTGCTCATGTACGCCGAGGCGAAAATCGAACTCAACGAGATCGACGATTCGGTGCTCAATGCCATGAACCAGGTCCGCGCACGGGCCTACAAGGTCGACGTATCCGCCACTTCCGACTATCCGGCCATCACCGAACGCGATCAGGCCCGGCTGCGGACGATCCTGCGCTTCGAGCGCCGCATGGAGTTCGCTTTCGAGAACCTGCGGCTCTACGACCTCTGGCGCTGGCGCATTGCCGAGAAGGTGCTGAACCGCCCCTGGATCGGGCTCCCCAAGAAGGATGAGAAACTCCAGCGCGCCTACATCGACGACGGCATGTGGTTCCACGGCGCCGTGCCGCAGGTCGACGAGGACGGCTGTGTGGATTTCATGGCCGATGTCGCCAAGGGAGACCCCAACTTCTTCCGCAACAACATGTATGCGCAAGTACTCGCCGAATGCAAGTTCGTGGCCCCGAAAAGTTATCTGTGGCCCATTCCGACCACGACCATGCAGGTCATGAAGAACATCACGGAGAACAACCCGGGATATTGA
- a CDS encoding ROK family protein, with translation MDSIANNCRLLFDVGGTFLKAVVADAAGVLIPASEFSCPMPSDGTREEIVGALTASVVRGAAFASAHGLVLNGIGVAFPGPFDFARGIPLMEHKFRSIYGCSLVEVLRKLPETGPDMPVRFMHDVNAALLGEMTRGNARTFGNAALVTLGTGLGFACCLDREVQYSPMGSPRISIFRRPCRDGILEDWVSKRGILRIHAGLTGQSDPNLTVADLARMAFAGDPAARETFAEAGRILAGAIGGVLSELRIECLLLGGQISRSFALLEPALVDGLRDVMCLQKVAPAAHIGEAAFYGLLAGLDLPAAASAASSVDAAVAKVC, from the coding sequence ATGGATTCGATCGCGAATAACTGCCGCCTGCTGTTCGACGTCGGTGGGACGTTCCTCAAGGCCGTGGTGGCGGATGCCGCCGGGGTGCTGATTCCCGCGTCGGAGTTCTCCTGCCCGATGCCCTCGGACGGTACGCGGGAAGAGATTGTCGGTGCCCTGACCGCTTCGGTGGTTCGGGGCGCCGCCTTCGCTTCGGCGCACGGGCTCGTGCTGAACGGTATCGGGGTCGCCTTTCCGGGCCCGTTCGACTTTGCCCGGGGCATTCCCCTTATGGAGCACAAGTTCCGGAGTATCTACGGCTGTTCACTTGTCGAAGTGCTGCGCAAACTTCCCGAAACGGGTCCCGACATGCCGGTTCGGTTCATGCACGATGTCAATGCGGCGCTGCTGGGCGAGATGACGCGCGGCAATGCCCGCACGTTCGGGAATGCAGCCCTCGTGACGCTCGGAACAGGTTTGGGCTTCGCCTGCTGCCTCGATCGCGAAGTGCAGTATTCACCCATGGGGTCCCCGCGGATCTCGATCTTCAGACGCCCGTGCCGGGACGGCATTCTGGAGGACTGGGTCTCGAAACGGGGTATCCTGCGGATCCATGCCGGTCTGACGGGGCAGTCGGACCCGAATCTTACGGTGGCCGATCTGGCCCGGATGGCCTTTGCCGGGGATCCGGCGGCCCGGGAGACCTTCGCCGAGGCGGGACGGATCCTGGCCGGAGCGATCGGCGGCGTGCTTTCCGAGCTGCGGATCGAGTGCCTGTTGCTGGGCGGCCAGATCTCGCGTTCGTTCGCGCTGTTGGAACCGGCACTCGTCGATGGGCTGCGGGACGTGATGTGCCTGCAAAAGGTGGCCCCGGCGGCCCATATCGGCGAAGCCGCCTTTTACGGACTGCTGGCCGGACTGGATTTGCCTGCTGCCGCTTCAGCTGCTTCTTCGGTGGATGCGGCGGTAGCGAAAGTCTGCTGA